A region from the Vanacampus margaritifer isolate UIUO_Vmar chromosome 5, RoL_Vmar_1.0, whole genome shotgun sequence genome encodes:
- the cbl gene encoding E3 ubiquitin-protein ligase CBL translates to MAGNLKKGGGLIGMMKDAFQPHHHHLHSHHQPGAVDKKTVEKCWKLMDKVVRLCQNPKLALKNSPPYILDLLPDTYQHLRTILSRYEGKMETLGENEYFRVFMENLTKKTKQTISLLKEGKERMYEENSQPRRNLTKLSLIFSHMLAELKAIFPNGLFQGDNFRITKADAAEFWRRAFGDKTIVPWKVFRQSLHEFHPISSGLEAMALKSTIDLTCNDYISVFEFDIFTRLFQPWSSLLRNWNSLAVTHPGYMAFLTYDEVKARLQKFIHKPGSYIFRLSCTRLGQWAIGYVTADGNILQTIPHNKPLFQALIDGFREGFYLFPDGRPQNPDLTGLCEPSPQDHIKVTQEQYELYCEMGSTFQLCKICAENDKDVKIEPCGHLMCTSCLTAWQESEGQGTGCPFCRCEIKGTEHIVVDPFDPKDNSGSSCRGLFGAEGAPSPSYDDDDDDRLEDPHLMMSKLACTKVERPPSPMSMTPQSSLPPVPPRLDLLPHRPSNPPGASSPGVTTKAASHHKDKPLPLPPALRDLPPPPPPDRPHTTAPCSEGRLQRRPLPCTPPAPPNRLPTDWNSRPVPKAPTSSSSSSSSSSSSQVSVVGVDIRAGVRELSNRHSLPLALPSALDTRTDPQKNNNSLSLDHQLNFVSVVGQDYDNPKVKPSSSANAIYTLASRPSSVVRSVAGEETRDSEEDSEYMIPSSRPVLPVAAPPIGESPPVSRPPQPQSLFALQTQTQTIAFNQRPTLAELEDGPPMYEAMYNIQARSQEARDSDYSELPPVHMTNGPREHTAEDREDEDNSYDFPKPRLPMPPTRRTFSELGGSSSSTSSSSSSSSSVAACISEPVEAPERPPKPLPRRINSERRPSPVPPLAGPPSCGAAGGDVNPQISSEIEHLMSQGYSYQDIQKALMIAQNNVEMAKNILREFVSIPSTAHILT, encoded by the exons GTGGTGCGCCTGTGCCAAAACCCCAAACTGGCCCTGAAGAACAGCCCCCCTTACATCCTAGACCTGTTGCCAGACACGTACCAGCACCTGCGCACCATTTTGTCACGCTACGAGGGCAAAATGGAAACCCTGGGGGAGAACGAGTACTTTCGAGTTTTCATGGAGAACCTGACCAAGAAGACCAAGCAGACCATCAGTTTGTTAAAGGAGGGCAAAGAGCGCATGTATGAGGAGAACTCGCAACCCAG GAGGAACCTCACAAAGCTGTCTTTGATCTTCAGCCACATGCTGGCCGAGCTGAAGGCCATCTTTCCAAACGGTCTGTTTCAGGGCGACAATTTCCGCATCACCAAGGCTGATGCTGCAGAGTTCTGGAGGCGTGCCTTCGGGGACAA GACCATTGTGCCTTGGAAGGTTTTCCGTCAGTCTCTTCATGAATTCCATCCAATCAGCTCTGGCCTGGAGGCCATGGCCCTCAAGTCCACCATCGACCTCACGTGCAACGACTACATCTCCGTTtttgagtttgacattttcaccaggcTTTTCCAG CCTTGGTCATCACTCTTGAGGAACTGGAACAGCTTGGCAGTCACGCACCCAGGTTACATGGCCTTCCTCACTTACGACGAGGTCAAAGCACGGCTGCAGAAGTTCATACACAAACCCGGCAG TTACATCTTTCGACTGAGCTGCACCCGGCTGGGCCAATGGGCCATCGGCTACGTGACGGCGGATGGAAACATTCTCCAGACCATTCCTCATAATAAACCTCTCTTCCAGGCCCTCATAGATGGCTTCAGGGAAGGATT CTATTTATTCCCTGATGGTCGGCCCCAAAATCCAGACTTGACAGGACTGTGTGAGCCTTCGCCCCAAGACCACATTAAAGTCACACAG GAGCAATATGAACTCTACTGTGAGATGGGCTCCACCTTCCAGCTGTGCAAAATCTGTGCGGAGAACGACAAGGACGTAAAGATTGAGCCCTGTGGTCATCTAATGTGCACCTCCTGTCTGACTGCGTGGCAG GAGTCCGAGGGTCAAGGCACGGGCTGCCCGTTCTGTCGCTGCGAGATTAAAGGTACAGAGCATATTGTTGTGGATCCATTTGACCCGAAGGACAATAGCGGGAGTTCCTGCAGGGGCCTGTTCGGAGCAGAGGGTGCTCCGTCACCTAGctatgatgacgacgatgacgacagACTTGAAGACCCCCACTTAATGATGAGCAAACTTGCTTGTACAAAG GTGGAACGTCCCCCATCACCCATGTCCATGACTCCTCAGTCATCCCTTCCACCCGTGCCGCCCAGACTAGACCTGCTTCCACACAGACCCTCCAACCCACCTGGTGCCTCCAGTCCTGGAGTCACTACTAAG GCAGCATCTCATCACAAAGATAAGCCCCTCCCTCTCCCCCCAGCACTGAGGGATCTCCCACCGCCACCTCCCCCAGACCGCCCCCATACGACCGCCCCGTGCTCGGAGGGGCGCTTGCAGAGACGGCCCCTACCGTGCACGCCTCCAGCACCCCCAAACCGGCTGCCCACTGACTGGAACTCCCGGCCTGTTCCCAAAGCCCCGACGTCCTCGTCTTCGTCCTCCTCATCGTCCTCATCCAGTCAAGTCTCTGTTGTGGGTGTGGACATTCGTGCAGGTGTCAGAGAGCTCTCCAACCGACACTCCCTCCCTTTGGCGCTGCCCTCTGCTCTGGACACACGCACAGACCCGCAGAAGAACAATAACTCTCTCAGTTTGGACCACCagctg AACTTTGTCTCAGTTGTTGGTCAAGATTATGACAACCCCAAAGTCAAACCATCATCCTCCGCCAATGCCATCTATACACTGGCAAGCAG ACCGTCTTCAGTTGTGAGGTCCGTGGCAGGTGAGGAGACCCGCGACAGTGAGGAGGACTCAGAATACATGATCCCCTCCTCTCGGCCCGTCCTGCCCGTCGCGGCGCCACCTATAGGAGAAAGCCCCCCAGTCTCGAGGCCACCGCAGCCTCAGTCTCTCTTTGCCCTTCAGACGCAGACTCAAACCATTGCCTTCAATCAGCG GCCGACACTAGCCGAACTGGAGGACGGCCCTCCAATGTACGAGGCCATGTACAACATCCAGGCCAGGTCGCAGGAAGCCAGGGATTCAG ATTATTCAGAGCTCCCCCCTGTGCACATGACCAACGGTCCCAGGGAGCACACAGCAGAGGACAGGGAGGACGAGGACAACAGCTACGATTTCCCCAAACCACGGTTACCGATGCCCCCCACCCGACGGACCTTTTCGGAGCTGGGAGGGTCCTCATCATCAACGTCATCCTCCTCGTCGAGCTCATCCTCCGTGGCAGCTT GCATCTCAGAGCCCGTGGAAGCCCCCGAGAGACCTCCCAAGCCCCTCCCAAGACGCATCAACTCAGAGCGTCGACCCAGCCCCGTCCCGCCACTTGCCGGCCCCCCTAGTTGCGGGGCAGCGGGAGGAGACGTCAACCCTCAGATTAGCAGCGAGATCGAGCATCTCATGAGTCAGGGATATTCGTACCAGGACATCCAGAAAGCACTGATGATTGCACAGAACAATGTCGAGATGGCCAAGAACATCCTGCGAGAGTTTGTCTCCATTCCCTCCACGGCGCACATTCTCACATAG